The DNA region GTCAACCACGAGGCGCCCCCAGGGACACCCCCGGGCCGGGGGAGTGTCGAGATGTTCATGGACCTGCTGGCCGCGGCTTTCACCGACCAGCGGTGGGAGATCCACCAGACGGTGACGCAGGGAGACACGGTCGTCCTGCAGTGCACGCACAGCGGCGTGCACACCGGCGACTGGTTCGGCATGCCCGCTTCCGGGAAGCGGTTCGCCTACAAGCAGGTGCACATCGTGCGGTTCGAGGACGGGATCGGCGTCGAGCACTGGGCGGTGCGCGACGATGCCGCGCTCATGCGCCAGCTTTCGGGTTCCGATCGCCCGCTCGACGCGGCCGTCGGCGCCGAGTCCTGACGATCTGCGAGGGTGCGACATGCCTGACAGGCTCGAGAGGCTGCTTCCCCACAGTGGTGTTGCTCGCCGGTTTGCTGTTCGTGGTCACTGGCGTCGTGCTCGCCAGGCGTGTGCCGGCCGAGGTCTTCGACGTCGCGCGGTCGAGCTGACCCGGATTTGGGTTCGGCTCGGTTCGCGGTAGAGTTGCTCCTGCGACGCGGGGTGGAGCAGCTCGGTAGCTCGCTGGGCTCATAACCCAGAGGTCACAGGTTCAAATCCTGTCCCCGCTACTCCGAAACGAAGGCCCGGACCGAAAGGTCCGGGCCTTCGTGGGTTCTGGCCTGAACTGCGGGTTTGCTCGTTATGGATTAGGCGGCCGTGCCGTTTCCCTCCTAGTACCTCGAACATGGAGAGACCACTCACGCGGCTGACCATGCCTGGTGGACGACGGAAGGCGCTGAGAAGCATCTCAACGTCGCGGCCTTCACGATTCGCGCATACGCAGCGCGCGGTCAGATGCCCAGCCCAGGGAAACACGTGGACCGCACGGCACTCTGGCGCCCAGAAGCCATCAGGTCGTGAAACGCAGACGCACTCGAAAGCGGTTGAAGCTGGCAGGCACGGGCCTTGCCCCATATCCTTGGTAACTCAAGTGCCGAAGCGATCGTTTCAGACGTTGATGTCGCTCTTGGCCGGTCGGATCTGATCGACCGGTAGCCAATCCATCACCCGAACCCGAAGCCCAGCATTGACATCTCTCGATTCATGCACGCCTTCGAAAGCAGATTAGGCCCAGAAAAGTGTTGGCATTAGAACGGCCAGTATGAGGAAGTTTCTCGAGCACATAGGGATAGTTGCGAGCATCACTGGACTTCTCTTCGTTGCGGTCCGCCTATTTAGCGTCTCTGGCGGATCGACTGAAACTGCATTCGCAATCTTGCAGTCCCAAGGCACGGGAACAGTGCTATTGTCTGCAATTCTTACATGTGTGCCAATTGTTCCGCTTATTGCCATCAATTTGTGGATCTTCTGGATCAAGTATAGTCGCGGCACGTTCATTCTGGTCGACATACCAATAGTTGCAATCCTGCTGCTCTTGGTGGGCCTGCTTACCCCCTGGTTCTTCGCCGTAGTGTTCATCTCAGTTACGGCCGCTGGTGAAGTGGCACAGAACATCCTCAATAGACAGACGTTCAAGAACGCATTTCAGCGCGTGCGTGATCAGGTCGATAAAGCGCGCAAGAGCAACGGTCCAGCCGCCGAGGAAGGAGCGAGGACGGTCCAGTCGGAGGCATCGGAGACCAATGCTGAACAGGAATTCACCGCCGCTGAGGTGAATTCCCTTATGCCTGATATAACGCCTGAGCGGCGCCGCATATTGATACGGTTTCTAGCGGAGGATGAGCCTGAACGCGTCCCAGGACTACATCCAGAAGATGCGGAGAGCTTCAGGGACCGATGGAATGCTCGAAAATCCACTAGAGACGTATTACTGGAGGTCCTGGACGAGCTCACGGTAATTATGGATGACATGAACTCCCCTGCTCCGATGCGGTGGCGAGGATTGTCGCAGCGAATATCTTCGCTGACCGCCAAAGTCAACGCAGTCCCCTACCCAGACTGGGAACGGTGTTCGGAGGTGCGCGAGGCTATTTCAAATGCTGAGGATCGTGCCGCGGAATACGAGGCATTTTCTAAGGGACTTATATCTGCCATGTCGATATTACTCGGCATCGTAACAGTGGCCTTGGTGGGCATCAGCGCCATCTTCTTCCCAATGTGGGCTCCTCTCGAACGAGTCGAGCATGCCGATACTGCTTCCGTGGGTTATGTTCTGGGGCACGATGACGATGAACTCGTCATTCTGATGGATCGGCCCCGCGGTGTGGTAAGAGTCGAGAATGTCACGCGGCGGTCGTTCTGCACTAAGAGAAGCGTGAACACACGTCTCGGACCGATGCACTGGATGGCGGACCCTGCTCCTATACTCGGGTTTGTCTATCCGCCGCGTCTCGAGTATCCGTCATGTGCGCGCCCAACCCCGGACGAGCAACCGTCAAAACCTCGGAAAGCCAGCTGAGTGTGAACTGACGGCCCGGATACCTCAAAATGAGCGAACCGGAAGACCTGAACCAGACTTGTGACAACAGAGGGGTCACAGCATCAGCCGGCCTTCCTCAACGGGCCGGGGCGAACCCTCCCCAGACGGCGAAGGAACCGCCTGAGCCGTGGGCGTCGACGCGGTAGCTGTCGCGCTCGAGATCGCGGACGCCGGTCGCGTGGTTGTACTGACCGGCGAACTCGTGCCGTCCGGCCGGCACGGTGCGGCCCGGCTCGAGGACCCAGCGGTAGAGCAGGGCACCGCCGGACTCCTCGACGGTGACGGTGAAGTCGTCGCTCGGCAGGGTCTGCCAGTTGCCGGTGCTCCGCACGTCACCGGTCTGGGCGATGCGCAGCTCCACGGTGACCGAGGTGAGCGGCTTGGTGGTCTCGAGGGTCAGGTTGCTCTGGGCCCAGTAGATGGTGCTGTGGGGGTCCAGCGAGCCCTCGGACCGCAACGGTCCGTCCTCGACCCGGCTGTCGTCGGCCGGCGTCGGGTGCGCGCTGCCCCAGGTGGGGGCAGGGGTCGGGACCGGGGCCGGACCGGTCGTGGTGGTCGTGCCGGAGGAAGGCGCCGGACTGGGCGTGACGGTCGGGGAGGTGACGGTCGGGGATGTGACGGTCGGGGACGGGGTCGTGGGAGCGGGTGCGGTGGCCGGCAGCAGTGGTGCTCCGCCGATGGCGGCAGCGACGGCGAGACCACCGGTCGCCAGGGTGGCGGTGGCGACGAGACCGACGATCGCCGCCCGGGGCCATGACCTGGCGATCGAAGGTGTGCGGTGCCGGACACCGGGGTCGGCCGCACCGCGCTCCACGCGCGCCAGGATCCTGGCGCGGTTGGGCTCGTGGGCCGCGGCGGCCTCTCGCAGCCGTCGGCTGATCTCGTCGTTCATCGGTTCCTCCCTCCTGTAGCCAGTTCGCCGGCCGTATCCGCGCCGAGTAGCCGTTCCAGCTCGGCCATGCCCTTCGAGGTCTGGCTTTTCACCGTACCGACCGAGATGCCCAGAGCAGCGGCGGTGTCCTTCTCCGACAGGTCGAGGGCGTGGCGCATGACCACGCATGCCCGCTTGCGGAACGGCAGCCGGGTGAGCGCGGCTCGGACGTCCTGCACGACCGCGACGTCCGGTCCGTTCACGTGCTCGGCGCCGAGAGACCAGAACAGCGCCACCCGCCGTCGCTCACGTACGCTGCTCCGGATCCTCTCCCGCGCCAGATTGGCCACCACGCCGCGGGCGTAGGCGACCGGGTGTTGCGCTGCCCGCAGCCGGTCCCAGCGCTGCCACAGGGCGACCAGTGCATCGGCGGCGAGATCGTCCGCCGCGTCCTTCTCGCCGGTCAGCAGGTGGGCGAGACGCGCCAGTTCGGCGTAGTGGCGTTCGAAGAAGTCGTGGAACTCTGCGGACGCGTCGTCGGCGAGCATCTCCGGCGGTTGCCCTCTCCCTGCGATGTGCACGTTAACAATCGGCGTGAGCGTAGCAACGCCGCCCACGGTCAGTGCCTGGCGAACTGGACCCGGGTCGGCTGCGCGACGTCCGGTTCGAGGGCGATCCCGGTGATGGTCAGCCGCTCACCGTAGATGTCGGTGATCCTGATCGCTCTGCCGCAGCCGTTGCCGTCCTCGGCGAGGAAGTAGTTGTAGTCGGTGCGTTGCAGCCTGCGCCAGCCGTTGCTGGTCCGCACCTCGAGCGCGGCCACCGGGTTGCGGTGGCCGATCGCCTGGATAGCGCACCACCACTGACTGGACCCGTCCTTGTACCGGATCGAGATGGTGCCGGCCTCGGCGGGGCTCAACAGCTTCCAGGTGATCGGGATCCGGCCGACGGAGAGATCGGCGAGCTTGGCGAACGCCTGTTGGCTGAGGTCGATCTGCCCGGGTTCGCAGGGCAACGGGCACTCGTTGGTGATCCGCACCGTGATGGAAGCCCCGTTGGCGGCGCGGACCCGCACGTACGCCCCGCACGCCCTGGCCGTCTCGTAATCGGTGTGGTTCATCGCCGCGATCATGAGGTCGTCGGCCGGGCCGAAGAGGCAGGCGCCGTTCCCGTCACCCGCCTCGTAGGCGGTCGCGACGCCCCGGTAACGGACGCCGGGCTCGATCCGTCCGGCCAACGACCCGGTGGACCCCGCGGACTCAGCGCGAGGGGTGCTCGAGGGCGTGCGCGGCTTGCTGGCGGGCGACGGCTTTCGGGTACGGCGGGGCGATGGGGACGGACTCGTGACTGGCGGCTGACTCGATGCGATCGTGGCGTCGGGCGCCGCGGTCGGAGAGTCGGAATCGGCGGGGTCGCTCGACTGTGCAGCCGTGGCGGACTCGTCGGTCGCACGCCAGGCGTCCGTGCTGCCCCCGACGAGGAGCGCGGCGGCCAGGCAGACCACAACACTGACGGCCAGCAGCGTCAGCGGATTATCGATGGTCAGCCGGTGCTTGCGAGGCGGCTCCGACGGGCCGTGATTCGTTGTCCTCATGTCCATCCGTTCGGTAGATCGAGTCGATGTTCACGGCGCAGTTGCCGCCGGAGCCGAAAAGGTTGCCGCCGATCGCCCAGTCCCGGGTCGGCCTGCTGGCAGGCCGACCCGGGACTCGACGGTTGTGGGGTCAGGACGGGTCGCCGTACTGCAGACCGCGTCCGTTGGTGCCGATGTAGACGCGGCCGTAGGTGTCGGGGTCGCCGGTGATGACGCCGACGCTGCCGATGGCGCCCCACTGGTGGGCGTTGTCGTTGACGCGGAGCCAGGTGGCGCCCTTGTCGGTGGAGCGGAAGACTCCGGTGACGTCCTTGACGGTGCCGATCAGGTACAGGGCCTGGTACGAGGCGCCCGGCTTCGCCTTGCCGAAGCCGAGGGCGGAGGCGGACTGCGCGGACTTGAGCGTGCTGAAGCTCCGGCCGCCGTCGGTGGAGTGCAGCAGTCCCTTGCCGCTGCCGGCGATCCACAGGTCCCCGGCGATGCCGGGCACGGCCGTGAGCCGGCCGGAGGGCAGGTTGCCGGCGCGGGCGGTGAAGGTCGCGCCGCCGTCGGTGCTGGCGTAGAGCGTGCCACCGGACAGTGAGTAGAAGGTCTTGGCCGAGGAGCGGTCGGCGACGACCACGGCGTCGGTGCCCAGGCCGCTGACCCTCGACCAGCTCGACCCCTTGTCGGTCGAGCGGTACGGCGCCTGGCCGGCCTGCGTCCAGACGATGGTGGAGCCGTCCGCCGCGAGCGCGACACGGCCGTCGTCGGCCTCGGCGACCGGCTCCGCCTTGAAGCCGCTCCAGGTGCTGCCGCCGTCGGTGGAGTACGCGCCGTCCTGATCGCCGCCGTGGCCGACCCGGACCATCGTCGAGGGCTTGGCCTGGGCGAAGTCGATGTCGGTGCTGTTGGTCATCAACGGGTTCGCCAGCCGCCCAGAGGGCACCTTCGTCAGGGAGCCGTGGCGGAAGCCGCCCTGGTCGCCCATGGACGTGATGACGCTGGCGCCGCCGGGAGGAGCGATCGCGTCCAGCAGCGAGGTCTCCTCGAGACCTCGGGCGCCGGAGCTCCAGTGGCTGGTGCCGCCGCTGTCGGAGGCGTTCGCGTCCTTGCTGCGCCAGATGCCGTTGCCGGTGCCGTACAGCACGTGGCCGGAGCTGAAGGGGTCGATGGCCAGGGCGGTCATCCAGTGCCCGGTGTGGGTGCCGACGTACGGAGCGCCGGAGGCGTTGCGCTTCGACCTGTCGGCCAGTGCCTTCCAGTGCGCGCCGCCGTCGGTGCTGCGGTAGATCTCGTCCTCGGGCCACCAGCGGTCGAGGGTGGTGACCATCACCGTGGAGGGCTTGCGCGGGTCGACGGCCAGACCGGAGAACCCGTAGCTGCCCTGCGACGGGGAGATGTTCGTCCACGCCCCGCCCTTCGGCGTGTACTTCCACACCGAGCCCGCCGTCGCGTCCATCGGGCCGGTGCTGTTGCTGTAGGTCAGGTACAGCGAGCCGTCACCGGAGACCACACCGTGCTGCGGCATCTGGCCGGTGGGCTGCCCGGCCACGGCCTGCCAGGTGCGGCCGCTGTCCGTGGAGCGGTACAGGGAGGTCGACGAGTCGCCGACGCCGACGTAGATCGTCCTGCTGCCGGCCTTGCCGTACGTCACGAAGGAGACGCCCGCGCCGCTGCTCGCGCCGTTCTTGACGGGGAACGAGGAGACCTGACGCCAGGTCACGCCGTAGTCGGTGCTGCGCCACAGGCCGTTCTTGCGGCTGCCCAGCAGCAGGGTGTCGTGATTGGCCGGGTCGACCGCGAGCCGTTCGCCCGTCCCGCGGCCGTGCTCGTTCGCGCCCACCTTGAACGGCAGATCGGTGCGCTTGAAGGTGCGGCCCCGATCCGTGGAGCGCAGGATCGCGCCGTTGCCCGCCCAGTCGTTGGTGTAGGTGCCCGCCATGAGGTAGAGCCGTTTGGGGGCGACGGGGTCGGTGGCCACCGAGTCGATGCCCAGCAGGTTCCAGTCCTTCTCGCCGACCCAGTCGGTCAGCGGGACCCACCGCTCGGCCGTGGTGTTCCAGCGGTAGGCGCCGCCCATGTCGGTGCGCGCGTACAGCAGGCCCTTCTCCTTCTGGTTGAACACCAGACCCGTGACGTAACCGCCGCCCACGACCTGGGCGTTCCTCCACTTGTACGATCCGGACCCAGCCGTCCGGGGCTGGGCCGACGCCACCGGCTCCTGCTGCTGGACGCTGGTGCCCTCGGCGGTGGAGGCGCCGTCGTCATCGAGCACCGCGCCACTGCGTACGGAGGTCTGCTGCTCGTCGGCGCTGCGCTCGACCGTCGTGGACGGCGAGTCCTCCTGCGCGAACACGAGGCCTGGCGCGACGACGGCGGGCACGCCGACCAACAGACCGGCGGCGATCCAGCGGCGGCGGTGACGCCCGCGGCGGGCGCGGGGCGTGGGGTTGTTCATGGGGGACGTACTCCTTGCAGGTCGATCACCGGAGGAAGGCGGATCCAGGCGACGAACGTGGCCTGGATCCGCCCTCTAGTGGTCACCGGCACTGCAAAGGGTTGCCGCTGGCTGGGAACTTTCTGGTCCGCCCGTGTGGCGAGCGGTGGGGCAGCGGCCTCACGTCACGTCGATGAAGATCGGGTTGGTGTAGAGCCAGGTGTCGGCCCACGGGTCGCCGTCGTTGTCGGGGTGGGAGATCGGACCGGCGGGATCGATGGCGGAGCCGAGGAAGCCGGCGCCGTGGCGGTTGCCGTCGCTGCCGCGGAGGCGTACGTAGCAGGGCTCGGTGATGCGTCCGAGCGGCATGCGGACGGTGTAGGTGCCGGTCCGGGCACCGGTGTCGAACTGCTCGATGACGCGGGTGTCGGGCGCACGCCAGGTGTCCCTGTTCGCGACGGCCCCGGTGACGGCGCCTCGGATGACGTCCAGGTGGGCGAGGCGGGGGACGACCCCGTGCGGGTTGGCGCGCGTCGCGGTTCGTACGACGACCCGGAGCTCGACGCGGGTGCCGCGGTCCACGGCGAGCCGGCCACCGAGCGTGCGGCTCCGTCCGTCCTGGGCGACGAGGCGGACGTCGAGCGCATCCACGAGGTGACCGTGGTCCACCCAGACACGGCCGCGGCGCAGGCCGTCCATGACGTTGCGGTAGCCGTGGCGGGTGACGCCGACGTGGGTGCGGCTGAACTCGCCGGGCCAGAAGTCGCTGCCGGGCTGGGGGCTGCCGGTGTCGGTCGGAGACGGCTTCCAGCCGAGCGAGTCGAAGGTCTCTCCGGGTGGCATGTCGCCGTCGCGCCAGGTGTCCCAGATCGTGCGGTGGTTGTCGGAGTTCGACGTGACCGAGAACAGGGTGCCCTCGGCGAGCAGGGCGTCCCAGAGCCCGCCGACGGTGGCGGTCATCCAGTCGAAGCCGCCGAAGGTCCGGTACGCCTCGACGGGGTATCCGGGGAAGGAGTCGGTCCGGGGCGCGTTGCTGTACTCACCACGCTGGGCGCGGGTGCTTCCCCGGTAGGCCACCCACGCGGGGTCGGCGTCCCCCTGTGCGCCGGGCGCGCCTTCCATGCCGATGCAGATCCCGGCCGCGGCGTCGCGCCAGGCGCGTAGCTCGTGCGGGGAGTCGATGCCCAGCCGCGAGGGGTGGTTGGCCAGCACCAGTACGTCGTCGACGTACCTCTCGCTCTTCCTGGCCGCGAGCCAACGCAGCGCCGCGACCGCACGTGCCTCGTTCTCGGGGAGGTCGGCCGACCAGCCGTTGAGCTTGCCGTCCCACTGCTGCTCGAACGCCCGCAGCAGGTCGACCTCGTGCGGACCGGGCGCGACCATGACGGTGCCGTGCTCGGCGGCAGGGATGTACCACTCCAGGCCCTGGAAGATCAGCTGCCGCGGGTTGCGCTCACGGGCCGCGATGATCTCGGCATGCTCGGCCGCCGCGCCCTTGTCGGCATGCCCATGGTTGCTGTGCTCGGTGAAGACCATCCAGTCCAGCCCGAACTCGGCACCCTTGCGCGCCAACTGGTCGAAGTCGTACTTGGCGTCGTGGCTGTAGCGGGTGTGCACATGGTGGTCACCGACGAGCCAGGCGAGGGCGGGATCTGTCGGTGCCGCCGACGTGGCCGCCGCTGCGCCCGGTGCAGCGTGGGCGCCGACGGCGAGTGCGAGTCCGCCGGCCATGCCGAGGCCCAGGAACGTACGCCGCGAAGCGCCCTGCGCGTCCAGCGAGGAGGAGGGGATCGAGGGGTCCGCCCAGCGGGGCAGATGGGTGGCGCGGAAGGGTGCGGGCATGAGGGTGCTCCTGGGGGTGAGGAATGTCGGAGACACGCTCTCCCACACAGTCG from Nocardioides luteus includes:
- a CDS encoding ester cyclase translates to MEGTEITANARRVLEEVFPANDKKSLGELISDRFVNHEAPPGTPPGRGSVEMFMDLLAAAFTDQRWEIHQTVTQGDTVVLQCTHSGVHTGDWFGMPASGKRFAYKQVHIVRFEDGIGVEHWAVRDDAALMRQLSGSDRPLDAAVGAES
- a CDS encoding SigE family RNA polymerase sigma factor: MLADDASAEFHDFFERHYAELARLAHLLTGEKDAADDLAADALVALWQRWDRLRAAQHPVAYARGVVANLARERIRSSVRERRRVALFWSLGAEHVNGPDVAVVQDVRAALTRLPFRKRACVVMRHALDLSEKDTAAALGISVGTVKSQTSKGMAELERLLGADTAGELATGGRNR
- a CDS encoding expansin EXLX1 family cellulose-binding protein → MRTTNHGPSEPPRKHRLTIDNPLTLLAVSVVVCLAAALLVGGSTDAWRATDESATAAQSSDPADSDSPTAAPDATIASSQPPVTSPSPSPRRTRKPSPASKPRTPSSTPRAESAGSTGSLAGRIEPGVRYRGVATAYEAGDGNGACLFGPADDLMIAAMNHTDYETARACGAYVRVRAANGASITVRITNECPLPCEPGQIDLSQQAFAKLADLSVGRIPITWKLLSPAEAGTISIRYKDGSSQWWCAIQAIGHRNPVAALEVRTSNGWRRLQRTDYNYFLAEDGNGCGRAIRITDIYGERLTITGIALEPDVAQPTRVQFARH
- a CDS encoding carbohydrate-binding protein, encoding MNNPTPRARRGRHRRRWIAAGLLVGVPAVVAPGLVFAQEDSPSTTVERSADEQQTSVRSGAVLDDDGASTAEGTSVQQQEPVASAQPRTAGSGSYKWRNAQVVGGGYVTGLVFNQKEKGLLYARTDMGGAYRWNTTAERWVPLTDWVGEKDWNLLGIDSVATDPVAPKRLYLMAGTYTNDWAGNGAILRSTDRGRTFKRTDLPFKVGANEHGRGTGERLAVDPANHDTLLLGSRKNGLWRSTDYGVTWRQVSSFPVKNGASSGAGVSFVTYGKAGSRTIYVGVGDSSTSLYRSTDSGRTWQAVAGQPTGQMPQHGVVSGDGSLYLTYSNSTGPMDATAGSVWKYTPKGGAWTNISPSQGSYGFSGLAVDPRKPSTVMVTTLDRWWPEDEIYRSTDGGAHWKALADRSKRNASGAPYVGTHTGHWMTALAIDPFSSGHVLYGTGNGIWRSKDANASDSGGTSHWSSGARGLEETSLLDAIAPPGGASVITSMGDQGGFRHGSLTKVPSGRLANPLMTNSTDIDFAQAKPSTMVRVGHGGDQDGAYSTDGGSTWSGFKAEPVAEADDGRVALAADGSTIVWTQAGQAPYRSTDKGSSWSRVSGLGTDAVVVADRSSAKTFYSLSGGTLYASTDGGATFTARAGNLPSGRLTAVPGIAGDLWIAGSGKGLLHSTDGGRSFSTLKSAQSASALGFGKAKPGASYQALYLIGTVKDVTGVFRSTDKGATWLRVNDNAHQWGAIGSVGVITGDPDTYGRVYIGTNGRGLQYGDPS
- a CDS encoding PHP domain-containing protein, with protein sequence MPAPFRATHLPRWADPSIPSSSLDAQGASRRTFLGLGMAGGLALAVGAHAAPGAAAATSAAPTDPALAWLVGDHHVHTRYSHDAKYDFDQLARKGAEFGLDWMVFTEHSNHGHADKGAAAEHAEIIAARERNPRQLIFQGLEWYIPAAEHGTVMVAPGPHEVDLLRAFEQQWDGKLNGWSADLPENEARAVAALRWLAARKSERYVDDVLVLANHPSRLGIDSPHELRAWRDAAAGICIGMEGAPGAQGDADPAWVAYRGSTRAQRGEYSNAPRTDSFPGYPVEAYRTFGGFDWMTATVGGLWDALLAEGTLFSVTSNSDNHRTIWDTWRDGDMPPGETFDSLGWKPSPTDTGSPQPGSDFWPGEFSRTHVGVTRHGYRNVMDGLRRGRVWVDHGHLVDALDVRLVAQDGRSRTLGGRLAVDRGTRVELRVVVRTATRANPHGVVPRLAHLDVIRGAVTGAVANRDTWRAPDTRVIEQFDTGARTGTYTVRMPLGRITEPCYVRLRGSDGNRHGAGFLGSAIDPAGPISHPDNDGDPWADTWLYTNPIFIDVT